The following proteins are encoded in a genomic region of Pseudomonadota bacterium:
- a CDS encoding formate--tetrahydrofolate ligase produces the protein MPYDPTKMADWQISEAATEKMKSIWQLKDELSLEQNEVLPYGKIGRLDFAKIINRLKDRPNGKYIEVTAVTPTPLGEGKTTTSLGLIEGLGKRGKSVGGAIRQSSGGPTMNVKGSAAGGGNAQAIPLTELSLGLTGDINNIINAHNLAMVALTSRMQHERNYNDEELARRNLRRLNIDPSNVQMGWVMDFCAQSLRNIVIGLGGRMNGFTMQSRFDIAVSSEVMAILSIAKDLKDLREMIGRITVAYDVQGNPVTTEDLEVAGAMCAFMRESINPTLIQTIEGQPVLVHAGPFANIAIGQSSIIADRVGLKLFDYHVTESGFAAEIGFEKFWNVKCRISGLEPNVSVITTTIMHGGGPRVAPGLRLADEYRMENLELLEKGIPNLLHHINIVKLSGIKPVVCINSYNSDTKEEVALVKRYAEAEGARVAVSEHWLKGGDGALELADAVIDACEETTDFQFLYPLDMPLKERVDLIAKKIYGAATVLWIPDAEAKLAKLEADPEKKDYFTMMVKTHLSLSHDPELKGVPKGWRLPVRDILVFTGARFLCPVTGAISLMPGTGSDPSFRRIDVDTETGQVTGLF, from the coding sequence ATGCCTTACGATCCAACAAAAATGGCGGACTGGCAAATTTCTGAAGCAGCAACGGAAAAGATGAAATCCATCTGGCAGCTCAAAGACGAATTATCACTTGAACAAAATGAAGTGCTCCCCTACGGTAAAATAGGAAGGCTTGATTTTGCAAAAATCATAAATAGACTCAAGGACAGGCCTAACGGTAAATATATTGAGGTAACGGCTGTTACCCCGACCCCCCTCGGGGAAGGGAAAACAACAACCTCTCTTGGATTGATTGAGGGTCTGGGAAAAAGAGGGAAAAGCGTGGGAGGGGCTATACGGCAGTCTTCAGGCGGACCCACAATGAACGTAAAAGGAAGCGCGGCAGGCGGTGGAAATGCCCAGGCGATCCCGTTGACGGAACTGTCTCTCGGATTAACCGGAGACATCAATAATATTATCAATGCCCATAACCTTGCCATGGTCGCCCTCACGTCACGGATGCAGCATGAAAGAAACTACAATGATGAGGAGCTTGCAAGGAGGAATCTGCGACGCCTCAATATAGATCCGAGCAACGTGCAGATGGGGTGGGTAATGGATTTCTGTGCCCAGAGTTTAAGAAATATTGTCATCGGTCTTGGCGGAAGAATGAACGGCTTTACTATGCAATCCCGTTTTGATATTGCGGTAAGTTCGGAGGTAATGGCAATCCTTTCGATTGCAAAGGATCTGAAAGATTTACGGGAAATGATCGGCAGGATCACGGTGGCATACGACGTACAAGGGAACCCTGTAACCACTGAGGACCTGGAGGTTGCAGGCGCTATGTGCGCCTTCATGAGGGAAAGCATTAACCCTACGCTTATCCAGACAATAGAGGGGCAGCCGGTATTGGTACATGCAGGACCCTTTGCAAATATTGCGATCGGGCAATCCTCTATTATCGCGGACAGGGTCGGGCTTAAGCTTTTTGATTACCATGTAACTGAGAGTGGTTTTGCCGCTGAAATCGGGTTTGAAAAATTCTGGAATGTCAAGTGCAGGATCAGCGGGTTGGAGCCGAATGTTTCGGTCATTACAACCACAATAATGCACGGCGGCGGTCCGAGGGTGGCGCCGGGGTTGCGTCTGGCTGATGAGTACAGGATGGAAAATCTTGAATTGCTGGAAAAGGGCATCCCGAACCTGCTTCACCATATCAACATAGTGAAATTGTCCGGTATAAAGCCTGTTGTGTGCATTAACAGCTATAACAGCGACACAAAAGAAGAGGTTGCCCTTGTGAAGAGGTATGCAGAGGCTGAAGGCGCCCGCGTAGCCGTGTCCGAGCACTGGTTAAAGGGCGGCGATGGGGCACTGGAACTTGCAGACGCGGTGATTGATGCATGTGAGGAAACAACAGATTTTCAGTTTCTTTATCCCCTTGATATGCCTTTAAAGGAAAGAGTAGATTTAATCGCAAAGAAAATCTACGGCGCCGCCACGGTTTTATGGATACCGGATGCAGAAGCAAAACTGGCGAAGCTGGAAGCTGACCCGGAAAAGAAAGATTACTTCACCATGATGGTAAAGACACATCTTAGTCTGTCTCATGACCCGGAGTTGAAAGGAGTGCCTAAAGGCTGGAGACTGCCTGTAAGGGACATTCTTGTATTCACAGGGGCAAGGTTTCTCTGTCCTGTAACAGGGGCAATAAGTCTGATGCCCGGCACAGGTTCAGACCCTTCATTCAGGAGAATTGATGTAGACACCGAGACAGGACAGGTAACGGGGCTGTTCTGA
- a CDS encoding cation transporter: MSDITINIEGMSCQHCVMGVKKAIGALKGIEQSDVSVGNAVVKYDESKVKKEEIETAIEKAGFKVSK; encoded by the coding sequence ATGTCAGATATAACAATTAATATTGAGGGTATGAGTTGCCAACATTGTGTAATGGGCGTGAAGAAAGCAATCGGAGCACTTAAGGGGATTGAACAGTCAGATGTATCTGTAGGAAACGCCGTTGTTAAGTATGATGAATCCAAGGTAAAAAAAGAAGAGATTGAAACAGCCATAGAAAAAGCCGGATTTAAAGTGAGCAAATGA
- a CDS encoding sigma-70 family RNA polymerase sigma factor, translated as MDYKIKDSVDKDLEFVLLCKKGNVDAFEVLVERYQKRMLNIAYRITDNYEDACEVVQEAFLSAFKSIKKFRGEAKFSTWLTGITINHAKNRSKQIKTLYHHEGASIDDTIETDSGSYNMEPQSPEIPIVEQLVQKEVQAEVQKCINSLDEEYREVVVLRDMQGFSYEEIQDILKIPEGTVKSRLFRARDTLRNCLKKVLGDL; from the coding sequence ATGGATTATAAGATAAAAGACAGTGTGGACAAAGACCTTGAATTTGTATTGTTATGCAAGAAAGGAAATGTTGACGCCTTTGAAGTGCTTGTCGAGAGGTATCAGAAGAGGATGCTGAACATCGCTTACAGGATAACGGATAATTATGAGGATGCCTGCGAGGTCGTTCAGGAGGCTTTTCTCTCAGCATTCAAATCAATAAAGAAATTCAGAGGAGAGGCAAAATTTTCCACCTGGCTCACCGGCATCACGATCAATCATGCGAAGAACCGCTCAAAACAGATAAAAACACTGTACCATCATGAGGGGGCATCAATAGACGATACAATTGAAACAGACAGCGGCAGTTATAACATGGAGCCGCAGTCCCCTGAAATACCCATTGTCGAACAGCTTGTGCAGAAGGAGGTTCAGGCAGAGGTACAGAAATGCATAAATTCTCTGGACGAAGAATACAGGGAAGTTGTTGTCTTAAGGGATATGCAGGGGTTTTCTTATGAAGAGATACAGGATATCCTTAAAATACCTGAAGGAACAGTTAAATCACGGCTTTTCAGGGCAAGAGATACCCTCAGAAACTGTCTGAAAAAGGTTCTTGGTGATCTATGA
- a CDS encoding DUF2275 domain-containing protein: MNRCADIEKSLSAYLEGDVTPQEQKLIGEHLATCIQCSKTLEDLKKTTELVRSLEEIEPPPWFKQKIMARVREEAEEKQGIFRKLFFPLHIKIPVEVFATCLVVVMAVYVFKSTGPEIKSFQAPSEKAQTADSVDQRYVKAVPTPAPVSKGKTVPDERYEKDTVEVSQVPKVGTGAVAPGGTPAAPTPHATPLPAPVLSVPAVPAPARAAREQETEMKNEAFQSAPSLAGALEPVHKKKGNIAASDTGSQYRLGRETHPGKLQPKASAAAKKPQTINITVKSDNTAFAGREIEDILNRSNATSIKRESRENIEIITATLPAQALKEFIEKLNAVGEVKENILLYNIPEEEITVRIEIVNSW; this comes from the coding sequence ATGAACAGATGTGCAGACATAGAAAAAAGTCTTTCGGCTTATCTTGAAGGGGATGTTACTCCTCAGGAACAAAAACTTATCGGGGAACATCTCGCAACCTGCATACAGTGCAGCAAGACCCTTGAAGACCTTAAAAAGACAACAGAGCTTGTCCGCAGCCTTGAAGAAATAGAGCCCCCGCCCTGGTTTAAACAGAAGATTATGGCACGAGTCAGGGAAGAAGCCGAAGAGAAACAAGGGATATTCCGGAAGCTCTTCTTTCCCCTCCATATTAAGATTCCTGTGGAGGTCTTTGCCACATGCCTGGTAGTGGTAATGGCTGTCTATGTGTTTAAATCTACGGGCCCGGAAATAAAATCCTTTCAGGCGCCATCGGAAAAGGCGCAGACCGCTGATTCTGTTGATCAACGATACGTAAAAGCCGTACCAACACCTGCCCCTGTTTCCAAAGGGAAAACAGTCCCTGATGAACGTTATGAGAAAGATACGGTTGAAGTCTCTCAAGTCCCAAAAGTAGGCACAGGCGCTGTTGCCCCTGGGGGAACTCCGGCTGCACCGACTCCCCATGCAACGCCTCTGCCCGCACCGGTGCTGTCTGTACCTGCCGTACCTGCTCCAGCCCGGGCTGCCAGAGAACAGGAAACAGAAATGAAGAACGAAGCCTTTCAGTCTGCCCCTTCATTAGCCGGGGCGCTTGAGCCTGTGCACAAGAAAAAAGGAAATATTGCCGCCTCGGATACAGGGTCGCAATACCGGCTCGGACGTGAAACACACCCCGGGAAGCTTCAACCCAAGGCGTCTGCTGCTGCTAAAAAGCCACAAACCATTAACATTACGGTTAAATCCGACAATACCGCTTTTGCAGGCAGGGAAATCGAAGATATTTTGAATCGTTCCAATGCAACGAGCATCAAGCGAGAATCACGCGAAAATATTGAAATCATCACGGCAACACTTCCAGCTCAAGCATTAAAAGAATTCATTGAGAAACTTAATGCTGTCGGTGAAGTCAAAGAAAACATCCTGTTATACAATATCCCTGAAGAAGAAATCACAGTCAGGATAGAAATTGTCAATAGTTG